The Spirochaetota bacterium region GTGTACGGTATAGAGACCTCTATGAAAGGGTACCTATTGGTCTTTTTAGATATTCTTTAGGCGGGATGATTATAGATGCAAATCCTGCATTTTTAAAGATATTAGGGCTATCCCAGCTCGAATCTTTAAAATCCATAAATTTTAAAAAGTTGTTCGAGGATGAGAA contains the following coding sequences:
- a CDS encoding PAS domain-containing protein, which translates into the protein VRYRDLYERVPIGLFRYSLGGMIIDANPAFLKILGLSQLESLKSINFKKLFEDENDLKKFEQFIGSKKDILSFEAKLKKESG